The genomic DNA ACCCGGCATAGGCCATGTTCGCCCGCCCCATCAGGGGGGTGTCAGGGAGCAGGGGATCCGCGACCTTGCCGGCGGGCACAGACTCGCCGGTGAGCAGGGACTCGTCGACAGAGAGGACGTTCTCCCTGAGGACCCTGAGGTCGGCGGGGACGCGGCTGCCCGGTTCGAGGAGGACGACGTCTCCGGGCACGAGGTCCTCGGCAGGGACGCCGCTCTCTGTTCCCTCCCGCCGCACCCGGGCCGTGATCCTGAGGAGGACCCGGAGGGCCGCCGCACTCTGTTCGGCCTTCCACTCCTGGACCACGCCGAGGGCGGCGTTGATCAGGATGACGGCAAAGATGAAGAGTGCATCAGTATGGTCGCCGATCAGGAAGGAGACTGTCCCTGCGATGATGAGAATGAAGATGAGGGGGCTTTTGAACTGGCGAAGGAAGACGGTGAGAAAGGAGGGGGGTGCCCTTTCAGGGAGGGCGTTTTTCCCGTGCTGGGCGAGGCGGCGGGCCGCTTCCCCGCGGGAGAGACCTTCCGGTGACGACCCTGCTTTCAGGAGAGCCTCAGGCTCTGACAGGGCATGCCAGAGAGGGCCACTGTCCGGGATATCGGCCATGCGCGATCAGGCCACCGCTCCGGTATCGACCGGGCGGTATATTCCTCTTGCGGGGGGCACGAACATGGCCGCAGTTAGAAATATGCAGAAATTTTCATAAAAAATGAAAAAAGTTTCAGAAACCAGTCTTCTGCCTGAACAAAGACGAAGGGCTTATCGTATCCTCTTCACCAATAACGAATTTGATGCTCGATCGATTCAGGGGCTGCATGCTCGGGGCGGCCGTCGGGGACGCCCTCGGCATGCCTGGCGAGAGTTCGCCGATGAACCTCTCGCACCTGTACAGGGGGTACAGAAAGGCGTGGCGGTGGCACCCGAATGCCCGCCTTGAGCCGGGCCAGTACACCGACGACACCCAGATCATGCTCCTCGTCGCCTCCCTCCTTGCCTCGGGAGAGTACTCTGAGGAGAGGTACGCCCGCGACCTCGCCCGCCTCTGCTCGGAGAGCAACCTCCGCTTCCCTGACGGGTCGGTGATGGCCGCCTGCGAGCACCTGGTCACGCAGGGGCCGGGAACGACAGGCGTCAACTCGGACACGGCCGGGTGCATCCCCCTTGCCGTCCCCTTCGCCCTGCGGTACGGCGACCAGGTCGAGCGTTCAGGCCGCCTCGCGAAGGCCTGTTCCGTCACCCACACCCACCCTGCCGCCCTGGCGGGTGCGGTCACCGTCGCCTGCCTCCTCTCCGCCACCGTGTACGGCGCCCGCGACCCTGTCTCCCTCGCCCTGAAGACGGCAGCGGCCGAGGACACCGAACTCGGCATCCGCATCAGACGGGCAGTCGCCCTCCAGGAGGAGGGGATCAGCCTTGAAGCGGCATTGCCCGCCATCGGCAACGACGTTTCGATCTACCAGACCGTCCCGATCGCATTCTTCCTGATGGGCCGGTACGACGCCCCGGAAAACCTCCTCTATGTCGCCGCCAATGTCGGCGGCAACACCGACACCATCGCCTTCATCTGCGGGGCGTACGCGGGGGCGAGGTACGGGGCCGCCGCACTGCCCGCCGACCTCCTTGCCGGCCTGGAGAACAGAGATCTGATCGACGGGCTTGCGAGAGCGCTCTTCGACGCCACGGCACACACATGATCCGTCCGTAACGGTGTTTCCTCCCCATCCCCGGAGGGGCGCGGCCCGACAATTCCAAACCATTAAGTTTTTTCTCCGGTATAATCTCCTGTATGGATGTCGCTATCGTTGGGGCGTCAGGCTACGCCGGCGGAGAACTGATCCGCCTTCTCCAGAGCCATTCTTCTGCCCGGGTGACGGTCGCCACCTCGAGGGCGCTGGAAGGACGGCCGGTCGCGGACCAGCACCCGCACCTGCGGGGCTACACCGACCTCGCCTTCACCAACCCGAAGGCCGGGGATATTGATGCCGATTTTGTCTTTCTTGCCGTGCCGCACACCGCGGCGATGAACTTCGCGGGACCACTCGTTGAGCGCGGGATCAGGACAGTCGACCTCTCGGCAGACTACAGGCTGCCACAGGACGTCTACGAGAAGGTCTACGGGGTCACCCACACCGCCTATTTCAAGGCGCCGTACGGTATCCCGGAACTCCACCGGGACGAGGTGAAAGGGGCGAAGTTCGTCTCGAACCCGGGCTGCTTCCCGACGGGTGCGACCCTTGCGGCGGCGCCCCTGGCGAAATACGCAAAATACGTCATCTACGACTCGAAGACCGGGGTCTCGGGCGCCGGCGACAACCCCTCGGCGACGACCCACTACCCGAACGTGGCCGACGGCGTGAACGCGTACAAGTGGACGAGCCACCGCCACCTTGCCGAGATGAAGCAGGAACTGTCCAGACTCGGTTCGCCGGCCCACTGTTTCTTCACCCCGCACCTGGTGCCGGTGAACAGGGGGATCCTGACGACGGCGCATATCATCCTGGACGAACCGATGGCCCAGGACGAGGTGGAGGCCCTGTACAGGAACTTCTACGCGGGCGAACACTTCGTCCGCCTCCAGAAGCCGACCCTGCCGGCCGTGCGCGGCAGCAACTTCTGCGACATCGGGATGGAGAGCGAGGGCGAACGCGTCGTCGTCGTCTCAGCGATCGACAACCTGGTCAAGGGCGCGGCCGGCCAGGCGATCCAGAACATGAACATCATGTGCGGCTACGCCGAGGACGACGGCCTGAAGGCTCCGGCGTGCCTGCCCTGAAGGAGGAAAAAACCATGAAAGTGCGCGAGATCATGACACCC from Methanofollis sp. includes the following:
- a CDS encoding ADP-ribosylglycohydrolase family protein, giving the protein MLDRFRGCMLGAAVGDALGMPGESSPMNLSHLYRGYRKAWRWHPNARLEPGQYTDDTQIMLLVASLLASGEYSEERYARDLARLCSESNLRFPDGSVMAACEHLVTQGPGTTGVNSDTAGCIPLAVPFALRYGDQVERSGRLAKACSVTHTHPAALAGAVTVACLLSATVYGARDPVSLALKTAAAEDTELGIRIRRAVALQEEGISLEAALPAIGNDVSIYQTVPIAFFLMGRYDAPENLLYVAANVGGNTDTIAFICGAYAGARYGAAALPADLLAGLENRDLIDGLARALFDATAHT
- a CDS encoding cation-transporting P-type ATPase, producing MADIPDSGPLWHALSEPEALLKAGSSPEGLSRGEAARRLAQHGKNALPERAPPSFLTVFLRQFKSPLIFILIIAGTVSFLIGDHTDALFIFAVILINAALGVVQEWKAEQSAAALRVLLRITARVRREGTESGVPAEDLVPGDVVLLEPGSRVPADLRVLRENVLSVDESLLTGESVPAGKVADPLLPDTPLMGRANMAYAGSTVVSGRGSGVVVATGRQTEVGKIATTLSAMEMTKPPLLIRMEQ
- the argC gene encoding N-acetyl-gamma-glutamyl-phosphate reductase, with translation MDVAIVGASGYAGGELIRLLQSHSSARVTVATSRALEGRPVADQHPHLRGYTDLAFTNPKAGDIDADFVFLAVPHTAAMNFAGPLVERGIRTVDLSADYRLPQDVYEKVYGVTHTAYFKAPYGIPELHRDEVKGAKFVSNPGCFPTGATLAAAPLAKYAKYVIYDSKTGVSGAGDNPSATTHYPNVADGVNAYKWTSHRHLAEMKQELSRLGSPAHCFFTPHLVPVNRGILTTAHIILDEPMAQDEVEALYRNFYAGEHFVRLQKPTLPAVRGSNFCDIGMESEGERVVVVSAIDNLVKGAAGQAIQNMNIMCGYAEDDGLKAPACLP